A region of the Arachis hypogaea cultivar Tifrunner chromosome 15, arahy.Tifrunner.gnm2.J5K5, whole genome shotgun sequence genome:
AAAGCTGAAGCCACTAAATGCTCGAGTCTGACCTATCGGACTCAAGCAGAGGTGTTATTCATACCCTAATCCAACAAATAAGGGCAGACCCAATAAGGAGAAGAGGTCCGACCCACAGAAGAGGCCTCTAACCCATACCCAActtctttaaagaggtcggacacCATGAAAGGAACCTAGATCTACTTGCCCGAGCAAGTAATTGTCTCTGCGAATCTCTCCACTATCTCTATCTTTTCTAAAAGATAGACCTCAACAAATTCTCAAGATAAAAAGGAACGGTTATCCATCAATAAAGATGGAACTACTGCAACAAAGTTATCAAatttactataaatacactgacacccatCAGGTATTATTTACATTTTaatctacaaaaaacctgcctaaaccTTCTCATGAGAAACTCGGACAAATGACACCTCAGTATCAACAAGTCGGAGCTGCCATATAAAGGGATCTGGACCTCAAGTTCAGGCCCAAATCAACGTTttaagtaaccctcggaacaaatcATAATATGCATTTCTTGTAACATTGAACGAGTTAAGTATTAAACCCACAAGAACAAAtgtcaagtatatatatatatatatatatatatggaaaagcTCAATTTCTTGTATGTTTATCAGAACCAACTACCAAGACTTCTCTGGTAGATGAGTTGTGAACCGTAAGAATAATGCTTCCGTGTTATCTATCTCGTGACTTCAGAGCCGTTCTATAGTACAAAACTACAAAGGAACAAAAAAGGAGATGTGAAACGTTGGTCGATAATAAGCTTTAGACAAAAATTTGGATTACCTATTAGGCTATATTTCACTTGGGACTATTAGaggaactattttttattttaataattatacatTCACACTTCctggaaaattaaaataattttgatttgGTTTTATATAACTAAACAAGGAAGTCTGCATCAGAAACTTCGAGCACTTTATGAAAACCAATGGGGTTGACACCAGGTCGGAATGCATTTCCTTCAATGTACCTGTTTAACAACACAATGTTACCAGTTCAATGAGAATAACTGTTTTAGCGAGGGTgcctttttgtttttaaaaagtgATTTCACGGGACaaattttctttataattttttatagagaAAAAATTCTAAACTGtcctgacaattacttcgaaacACGAGGCCCTCAACGAAAAAAAAATACCCTTTCCGGCCTTTGAATTTTATTTCTGTGAGACTGATTAGCGTTTTTGTCAACATTTTCTCTGTGTATTAATAGAATAAATCTACATAACATGTTAAACTGTTGATTCATCTGTTAAGAATCAACTAAGATTTACAAATTCTTTTTTGTTGGGGATCTTGTCTTTTAGGGGGTaattgttagctttttttaattatattttttaaatacatgGACTAAATTTTCTGTGTAAAACAAACAaatattagtgatttttaaattgtttttacttataaaaattaaatggaaGATATATTAGTGATTAGCGAGTCACATAAACATGTTCTGGAGAGAGATCATTAATAAAAGGACTAATCAGTCTCACGGAGTTAATTATCAGGGGCTGAaatgggtatttttttttttcttagggGTTTCATagtctttcaaaaaaattaaggGGTCGGGATGGGTATTCACcctttttttatatgataattgAAAATGCCTGGTTCTCTTTAAAATTTATCCAACTTagctaaaaaattttcttttcccAGTAAATAAAGAAATTTTCTGGtaaaataaactgaaacaaaCACATTGTTAATTAAATATGTTGGAAACTTACATTTCTTTCAAGAATGGATGCTTGTAAAAGGGTTCCGGGATTCTCCCTGAAAACTGGTTATGATCCAAGTACctgaaacaaagatagaaaacataTACATATTGAAATTacaaagtaaaagaaagaaaatgccaaacATATATATTGCAAGTATCTACATATTTGATACCCTAAATAGCAGTGTCCAAAGAAAATCAGAGAAAATTCCCATCTCCATTTTTACACGAGACATAAATATGATCAAACTATATTATAGTATTGTAAGTAGAGAATCAATACTATCTTCGTTTCAAACTAATTGCcgattttactttttttatatagTAGAAAAATATAAATGTATTTAGACACATTTATGTCCAAGTACAATTGATTTTTCAACATAATGGACAAAGTGAAAATGGAAAACATAAAGGGCTGATTGACACTAGCATCACTTTTTCTACATGGCCTCCTCTATAAGCTTAATAATATTGCAAGCATGAGAAACAAATGTAAACTAAATTAAACGAAACGTTATATtgcaacaaaacataaaaattgattattttatgattaaaaaaatctaGAGTCTCTACTTGATGCAAATGCCCTGAATACATTTTTCAATCAATTCCTAGTTTACATATCTCTAAAAATGTATTTTACTGGACCAGAAACTATCAAAGAATTTGGTTGGAAAACAAACTTACAAGTATGTCAATTTAGGAATATGAGCAATGCTAGACGGTATAACTCCTGACATCTTGTTGTAAGACAAGTACCTGCCACCAACAAACAGGCACCACTTTTTTGTAACAATAACGACAACGGAATTGTTTAGCAATTTTGTCACATGCTATCATGACACACCCGGGAATCAAACTCTTATGAGTGTCCAAGTTTAAGTTCCAAAATCAAGTTGCGAGTTGCAAGCATAAGAGTTGAGTGTTATGATTTAAGTTTAGCTAAACCTCATGAGTTTAGCTGACCTCTTGAGTTTGATAGCCTTGCACTAACCACACACACATACAGAGGGAAGATGAGATATAGAGAGATAGAAGAAAATGTAATACTCACAAGATTTCAAGACTAGTCAAGTTAGCAAGTTGTGCAGGTATTCCTCCCGTAAAATAGTTATTGTTTAGATATCTGGGTATAACAAAACTTGTTAATATTCACAAGCGAATGCAATCCATTTAAGATCCAAAGGTTACATCTAAGAGAAAATAAATAGCCTGTAAAAACTTACAGGTTGCGAAGTGCTGGGAAGCAACCTTCAATACGAATGAGTTCCCTTATGGTACCAACCAAATGATTGTTACCAGCATCCCTAGAAACACGAGAAACCATTACTATCAGATATAAATAGTTTACTGTGCACAAGCAGATCCCCGTAAGATTCGAACATTACAAGTGCCGAAGGTTTTGTAGTGTGCCCAATTCTGGTGGTATTCTTCCAGTTAAACGATTTTCATGAAGGTAGAGGTAGCGAAGGTTAGGAAGATTTGCAAGCTCCTTAGGGATTTCTCCCTTGAAGTTATTGAAGCTTAGGTATCTGCATAATGTTATCATATCTCAATTgcaagttaaataagaaaatgggGCAAGATAAGACTATCGAGCACAGTGGAGTAAGAATTACTCACAGATGAGTTAAACTTTTAAGCTCACCGATTTCTGGAGGAATTGCATCTTGCAATTTGTTCCACCTCAAATTTCTGTAAGAGTAATGACATGAACCACAACATAATAGAAATAAAACTATCAGGCGTTAACAATTGAGAGTATAGAAAGCAACGGAAAAAGCATAATAATCATAAATCAACAGAAGTTATTAATGCAGATTATAGATTACAGAAAAATAAAGTATGTCATTATAATGCATCATATCAAAATTGAAgtattcagaaaacaaaatgcATGGTGGAACcagaaagtgggaaggaataatTAATCATACAGTATCTTAAGACGCTTCAAACGTCCAATTTGAGGAGGAATAGGCCCGGTCAACTTGTTATTATGGAGATCCCTGCAATGAGAATACAATATTCGATCATATAACAGTttttaccactataaatacattgcTAAACATCATTCCAGTCTAGTTAAAATTATAAATCTTTCACCAATGTACGTCTACATCTCTCTCTAGGTTATATTGAGCACACTTATATATGCACATTAAAAGTTACCAGAGTAAACAAAAAACCTACAATTAAACACCAAGACATAGGCTAAACTATCCAAGGTCTATAATAGCAACATCTAATTCAATATGTTATTGCAAACTAGGAATCCAACCTTCCAGTACCAAGGTTTCATCAGCCAACCAATTACCATCCTTAGATTCAGCCAAGGTTATCATACTCTAAAGTTAACTCAATGTGTTTACAAGTTCTGTCTCCAATAGGGTTTACTCTTCAAGATTTCCAGTTCAGCTAAATCCATGTAAACTCCACAACTACCTTTGATTTCAGCAAAACTACTTGAACAGCATACACATACAACTTTCCAAATTGGCCTTCATTTCATGAGCATCCAAGTCCAACATAACTATAACATATAAATGGAAGATCCAAAATAATTGAAGTAATATGCTTACAGCCGTGTAAGATCCAACAAGCTTGTCACAGCAGTAGGAAAAGGTCCCACAATAGACACAGCATACACCTcactgaaaataaagaaaaatagccGAATAATTCCGATTACTCCATCTATGCCAAAAGTAAAAAACAcgttcttctctttttctttcacatAGCATAACACAATTGAATCTTTTAATAAACTGAACATGAATGATAGAAAAGAAACATTATACTCACAGCTCGGTAACAACACGATAATCACCGACAGTGGAACAGGTGACACCAGACCATGCAGGTAGATCTCCATCACCGCAGGGGTCATCTCCAACCCACGCATACACCACTCTCCAACCAAGCGAAGCCTTGATCTCATTCAATGCTTTAACTGCCAAAAATAGAacccaaaaaataagaaaaataatatctttATGAAAAACAAAACGTGCCCATCACCGATTCCGACCCAAAGCGCAACCTCACCAACGGAATCAGAGAAAGGGTAAGAGAAAACCACATGGGTCGAGTGGTGTTTTTAAGAAGAGAGTAAATCACATAAACGTTACCGTCACGTTTGAGGGTCTTGCAGTGAGCAAGGTTTGGAATTGATAGTGAGGAAACGAGAATCAGGGAGAGTAGAGTGAAGGATATTAGCGCCATTTCGATGGGCGCTTTGAAGAGATCCTTTTTGCTCTAGATCTGATCAAGTGTTTGTTTCTTATTGTTCTTGTTATTGATCTTGATGTCGATAATAATTGAGACGTTTCTGTATCTTGATTTCAAGGTGACAGATTTTGCGCAGAAACTTGGGATTTTTCGATTTTAAGTGtgaaaggatatgatttgaaGTTGGAACTCAATGAAAGCGGCATGGAACTGGAAACTGGGAAGTGAAAATCTTTAGGCACTCGTCGTCGGCACTGAATTTCTGTACCATTTAGTATTTCACTATTTCTTTATGAAAAAGTGTATGGCCAgaaactttttcaaattttagcaAGTACCTAATCagtaaataaaagtaaattattaaataaaattttatatcaattttatatcattaaaattattattaataattatttaatgttataaatcataaaaattgctgtctctattactttttttttttttattatttagtgtTTTAGTACTGCTActtgttttgtttatttatttggaGTATTTATTTATAGAATTTAATCACAAGAAAAACTTACAAGAAGGAAACGTTTTTGCTAGCCTGTTTGTGATATTGCGTTCTGGCCAGATTTGTGTGTGAATTGTGATTGACTATGACTTAAGGTCCGGTTTATTGGGCAGTTAAAATAGCAATACAAATAAACAATACAGCGACGgtctaaagaaataaaaaaaatattaaaaaattatcaaaatttattattttttattatcatttaattattaatatttaaaaaaatgagataaaatatattattagattattagattaaaataattatattaaaaaaattaaattaataactaaataatagataaaaataataaattttgatagttctttagtatttttcacaaataaataatcaatttactatgaattaaatttattatttatataaaatacatgtgtaaaaaatattaaaaaattattaaaatttattaatttaactaGTAGTtagtcaataatatttaaaaatatagtgaTTACTAAAAgtactaacaaaaattaaaagcaaTAAATTTTGTAggttattgaatttttaaaattattataatatataatatatattaaaaataatttaaataacacaTTTATAAATGCATAATGATTATAACTGATTCATGTATACGTTCTATTTTTAATACACAAACAATACAATAAatgaacaaaatattataataaatttagagtaattatttaaattagtttcAAAGATTTGAAAAGTAGATATTTTAattcctaaaaaaaattaatacatatgtcgatttttgtagttttttttcaTTGGCGAAAATAATTCCCAAACTAATTTCTGAATTCTGACGTGACTCACTAACAAAAATTACTGAATTGGCACATTAACTCGCACACGTGGTCATTAAGTATCACGTGTGCTAAGGGACAAAACAGTTTCTAACTTTTTTCTTCACCTTTTCAACTATGTTCTTCATCCACTGCACTACCCTATCTTCTtcatccttttttttcttttctacccTCTCCGTTTCTTATCCCTTTTCACTTCTTAACAACTACCTCCTCAATTGCGATTCTGTCGCCCCACTCATCATCGCTGCTACTTCC
Encoded here:
- the LOC112750292 gene encoding uncharacterized protein; translated protein: MALISFTLLSLILVSSLSIPNLAHCKTLKRDVKALNEIKASLGWRVVYAWVGDDPCGDGDLPAWSGVTCSTVGDYRVVTELEVYAVSIVGPFPTAVTSLLDLTRLDLHNNKLTGPIPPQIGRLKRLKILNLRWNKLQDAIPPEIGELKSLTHLYLSFNNFKGEIPKELANLPNLRYLYLHENRLTGRIPPELGTLQNLRHLDAGNNHLVGTIRELIRIEGCFPALRNLYLNNNYFTGGIPAQLANLTSLEILYLSYNKMSGVIPSSIAHIPKLTYLYLDHNQFSGRIPEPFYKHPFLKEMYIEGNAFRPGVNPIGFHKVLEVSDADFLV